A genome region from Schlesneria paludicola DSM 18645 includes the following:
- a CDS encoding tetratricopeptide repeat protein produces the protein MSKAEVDALCKLANDCLQLQQMKQAKELFDKAVAADIDSPDAHEGLASIAFLSGDFPNAVAHYIKLTLLKPMEARHYTNLGAVFNRTGEFEKAVDALRKAIQRDKRSAEAYYNLGIAQRKLKRWQMAISAYREAARLNPKMAEAFQNLGNVYIDTANLPMAIMNFKKALEIRPDFEKARIGLEKAEAASNSAKEAVNPFGRLVKAESYQVSNKTVDCRELTDAERYEDRHTVKHIADEIERLSKGCLEFLKLRLEPALIELQRTMAEGSNSQSALVDVAEEYYSASNQWTELRKAVKRKVLELRAHEELINAPEVKL, from the coding sequence ATGAGCAAAGCCGAAGTCGATGCGCTCTGTAAGCTGGCGAATGACTGTCTGCAGCTTCAGCAGATGAAGCAGGCGAAAGAGCTGTTTGATAAGGCGGTCGCCGCGGACATCGATTCTCCCGATGCTCACGAAGGACTGGCGTCCATAGCCTTTCTGAGCGGCGATTTTCCTAACGCTGTGGCGCACTACATCAAACTGACTTTGCTGAAGCCGATGGAAGCCCGGCACTACACGAATCTGGGCGCCGTTTTCAACCGCACGGGTGAGTTTGAAAAAGCGGTCGATGCTCTGCGGAAGGCCATTCAACGTGACAAGCGCAGTGCCGAGGCCTATTACAATTTGGGAATTGCGCAACGGAAATTGAAACGTTGGCAGATGGCAATCTCGGCATACCGGGAAGCGGCACGCTTGAATCCCAAGATGGCCGAGGCGTTCCAGAACCTGGGCAACGTTTATATTGATACGGCCAATCTGCCGATGGCCATCATGAATTTCAAAAAGGCTCTTGAGATCCGACCCGATTTCGAGAAAGCGAGGATCGGGCTTGAGAAAGCCGAGGCCGCCTCCAACTCGGCGAAAGAAGCCGTTAATCCATTTGGCCGACTCGTCAAAGCGGAATCCTATCAGGTCAGCAACAAGACGGTCGACTGCCGCGAATTGACCGATGCCGAACGCTATGAAGATCGCCACACCGTAAAACATATCGCCGACGAAATTGAACGTCTGTCCAAAGGTTGCCTTGAATTTTTAAAACTCAGGCTGGAACCTGCGCTCATCGAATTGCAGCGAACCATGGCAGAAGGCTCAAACTCACAATCGGCTTTGGTCGACGTCGCGGAAGAATACTACTCCGCGTCAAATCAGTGGACGGAATTGCGGAAGGCCGTGAAGCGGAAAGTCCTCGAACTTCGCGCCCACGAAGAACTCATTAATGCCCCGGAAGTGAAACTCTGA
- a CDS encoding sodium:solute symporter family protein codes for MLIACVLVYMAATVAVGIYASSRVKDSKDFMVAGRSLPLYMNFACVFATWFGAETVLSVSANFAHKGMGFVSGDPFGASFCLVLVAFFFARTFYRLELLTIGDYYHLRYGKFVEVVTSIAIASSYLGWTSAQLSALGLVIDVLFPQLSLDQSIMIGAVIVTIYTIFGGMWSVALTDVIQTAAIVIGLIVVALLLGNKAGGIGVVLEAARNEGKLNLFPHVTAAAWMAFIGEFITMSLGSIPQQDVFQRVTSAKNEKTAFIGTLMGGIFYFGFAFVPMFIAFSSTVIDPVYIEHFKAVDVRKVQQILPMLILKETPTWCQILFFGAVLSAILSTASGTLLAPSSIITENVLQPFTKHFSDRQTLILLRCILVGVSVVATTISVNNKMTMYQMVESGYNVTLVVAFVPLVCGIYWRRATTQGAIFSILLAVPVWIGAEYLCNDESENLWLCVPPQIYGLAASFLGMFIGSCIPNLIKHAPADAAELAKRRGPAMGH; via the coding sequence ATGCTGATTGCCTGTGTGTTAGTTTACATGGCGGCTACGGTCGCAGTGGGAATCTACGCGTCCAGTCGCGTCAAGGACTCCAAAGACTTCATGGTGGCGGGCCGGTCTCTTCCGCTCTACATGAATTTCGCCTGTGTATTTGCCACCTGGTTTGGTGCTGAGACGGTGTTGTCGGTCTCTGCAAATTTTGCACATAAGGGAATGGGATTTGTCTCAGGTGATCCCTTTGGGGCATCGTTTTGCCTGGTGCTGGTTGCGTTCTTTTTCGCTCGAACTTTTTATCGCCTGGAGCTGTTGACGATCGGTGACTACTACCACCTGCGTTATGGAAAGTTTGTCGAGGTGGTGACGTCTATTGCGATTGCCAGTTCCTATCTGGGCTGGACCAGTGCTCAACTTTCGGCTCTTGGTTTGGTCATTGACGTGTTGTTCCCGCAGCTCTCGCTGGACCAGTCGATTATGATCGGGGCCGTCATTGTGACGATCTATACGATCTTCGGCGGGATGTGGTCTGTGGCGTTAACGGACGTTATTCAGACGGCAGCGATCGTGATCGGGCTGATTGTCGTGGCCCTACTGCTGGGGAACAAAGCTGGCGGAATTGGCGTCGTGCTAGAGGCGGCACGCAACGAAGGGAAACTCAATCTGTTTCCGCATGTGACCGCGGCCGCTTGGATGGCGTTCATCGGTGAATTCATCACGATGTCGCTGGGGTCGATCCCTCAGCAGGACGTGTTTCAGCGTGTCACGAGCGCGAAGAATGAAAAGACCGCGTTCATCGGAACGCTGATGGGGGGGATTTTTTACTTTGGCTTCGCATTTGTACCAATGTTCATTGCGTTCAGCTCGACGGTGATCGACCCTGTCTATATTGAGCATTTCAAGGCGGTCGATGTTCGTAAGGTGCAGCAGATCCTGCCGATGCTGATTCTCAAAGAGACGCCCACGTGGTGCCAGATCTTGTTCTTTGGCGCGGTCCTGTCTGCGATTCTTTCGACGGCAAGCGGAACTTTGCTTGCGCCGTCGAGCATCATCACCGAAAATGTCTTGCAGCCGTTTACAAAGCATTTCAGCGACCGGCAGACGCTCATCTTGTTGAGATGCATTTTGGTTGGGGTATCGGTTGTCGCGACGACGATTTCCGTGAACAACAAGATGACCATGTATCAGATGGTTGAGAGTGGCTATAACGTCACGCTAGTGGTCGCGTTCGTCCCACTCGTGTGTGGGATTTATTGGCGACGCGCAACTACGCAAGGTGCCATCTTTTCCATTCTTCTTGCAGTGCCCGTCTGGATTGGAGCCGAGTACCTTTGCAACGACGAGAGTGAGAACCTATGGCTCTGTGTGCCACCTCAGATCTATGGTCTGGCAGCATCGTTCTTGGGGATGTTTATTGGTTCATGCATCCCAAATTTGATCAAGCACGCACCAGCCGATGCGGCTGAGCTGGCAAAACGACGCGGCCCCGCCATGGGGCACTAA
- a CDS encoding 3-keto-disaccharide hydrolase: MKNPELRFFIELRLHGKDCKMPFLGTRRVHVHFVPEDEGPKMKLSVCGFLVACAFSLFSLNAAEPANDVYIPLFDGKSLDGWEKVGKEDSVWEVKDGCICGSGQASMLVCSKGPYKNFKYRAEVKINDKGNSGLYFRTKLKSTFSDGYEAQINSSHSDPIRTGSLYNFCHVYKKLVEPDDWFTYDLVVRDDVWRGKPVTKIKITVNGDELYEYHDFAQSWKEGYFAFQQHDPGSKVAIRKAEVLPLEDKPAK; encoded by the coding sequence ATGAAGAATCCGGAACTCCGATTCTTCATCGAATTGCGGTTGCACGGAAAAGACTGCAAAATGCCTTTTCTTGGAACTCGACGAGTTCACGTTCATTTCGTTCCTGAAGACGAAGGTCCAAAGATGAAGCTCAGTGTCTGTGGTTTTCTGGTGGCATGCGCGTTCAGCCTGTTCAGTCTGAACGCGGCAGAGCCGGCCAACGACGTGTACATCCCCTTGTTCGATGGCAAGTCGTTGGACGGCTGGGAAAAAGTCGGCAAAGAAGACAGCGTCTGGGAAGTCAAGGACGGCTGCATTTGCGGTTCGGGCCAGGCATCAATGCTGGTTTGCAGCAAGGGCCCGTACAAGAACTTCAAGTACCGAGCGGAAGTTAAGATCAATGACAAGGGTAATTCTGGCCTGTATTTCCGCACGAAGCTGAAGTCGACATTCAGCGACGGCTATGAAGCTCAGATTAATAGCTCGCACAGCGATCCGATTCGCACCGGATCACTCTACAACTTCTGCCATGTCTACAAGAAGCTGGTCGAGCCAGATGATTGGTTCACGTACGATCTTGTCGTTCGCGACGACGTCTGGCGCGGCAAACCCGTGACCAAGATCAAAATCACGGTCAACGGCGATGAACTCTACGAGTACCATGACTTTGCTCAGAGCTGGAAGGAAGGCTACTTCGCATTCCAGCAGCATGACCCCGGCAGCAAAGTCGCCATCCGCAAGGCAGAAGTCCTGCCATTGGAAGATAAGCCCGCAAAGTAG
- a CDS encoding YTV domain-containing protein, protein MKKAMVSALAALIFAAATSPDSASAGCYCGAASYRGCPTAACQPTGCYTTCRVERQTCQRTVYDTVQEPQQYTVSRMVYETAYEDVQETFQRMVNETAYREEQYQVARQVVETAEREERYTVMRPVTETLYRDQTYTTQRQVWDQSTREVRRCVQRPVTQTCEREVRQCVMRQQTEVIQQERCYTVMQPVTTCRTVRQDCGQWTAQKVYHPGLCCPRLVCGPCGPQFAMVPTRGFCTTKYVYCPNIVERQVACTTYQPQVVRQLCPVTVCRMVPETIVTKVPYTVCRMVTEEVVEQIPVRTCRTVCETHVQKVPYQVCKMVAEECSRRVPFQTCKTVMETRTCRVPYTVCRQEPVTVTKRVARCVPREVQETCTRMVAKCVPRVESYEVCRLVPQTVCPAMCSTCGTDGGCASGNCGVPQQPADLNNLQPIPAPQPQSTSNSPVPMAPASRNRLST, encoded by the coding sequence ATGAAGAAGGCGATGGTCAGTGCCTTGGCGGCTCTGATATTCGCTGCCGCCACGTCACCGGACAGTGCGTCCGCTGGCTGTTATTGCGGAGCAGCGAGCTATCGAGGATGTCCCACGGCAGCATGCCAACCGACGGGCTGTTACACAACATGTCGAGTCGAACGGCAGACGTGCCAGCGCACCGTTTACGACACCGTGCAAGAGCCGCAGCAGTACACGGTCAGCCGTATGGTCTATGAAACGGCCTACGAAGATGTCCAGGAAACGTTCCAGCGAATGGTGAATGAGACCGCGTACCGCGAAGAGCAGTACCAAGTCGCACGACAAGTGGTTGAAACCGCCGAGCGTGAAGAACGCTACACCGTCATGCGTCCGGTTACCGAGACACTCTACCGCGACCAGACCTACACCACGCAACGACAAGTGTGGGATCAGTCGACTCGCGAAGTGCGTCGCTGCGTTCAGCGGCCGGTTACTCAGACCTGTGAGCGTGAAGTGCGACAGTGCGTCATGCGACAGCAGACAGAAGTCATCCAGCAAGAACGCTGCTATACCGTCATGCAACCGGTGACGACCTGTCGCACCGTTCGGCAGGACTGTGGGCAGTGGACGGCGCAGAAGGTGTATCACCCAGGACTGTGCTGTCCGCGACTGGTTTGCGGTCCATGCGGTCCCCAATTTGCCATGGTTCCAACTCGCGGATTTTGCACGACTAAGTACGTCTACTGCCCGAACATTGTCGAACGACAAGTCGCCTGCACGACGTATCAACCTCAAGTTGTGCGTCAGTTGTGCCCCGTCACGGTATGCCGCATGGTTCCTGAAACGATCGTGACCAAAGTTCCGTATACAGTGTGCCGCATGGTGACGGAAGAAGTCGTTGAACAGATCCCGGTCCGTACCTGTCGAACCGTGTGCGAAACGCACGTTCAAAAGGTTCCGTACCAGGTTTGTAAGATGGTGGCGGAAGAATGCAGCCGACGCGTTCCGTTCCAGACCTGTAAAACCGTCATGGAAACGCGGACGTGCCGCGTCCCGTACACGGTCTGCCGTCAAGAACCCGTGACTGTCACCAAGCGCGTGGCCCGCTGTGTGCCGCGTGAAGTGCAAGAAACGTGTACGCGGATGGTGGCAAAGTGTGTACCTCGCGTGGAATCATACGAAGTCTGTCGGTTGGTTCCCCAAACTGTCTGCCCCGCCATGTGCAGCACATGTGGCACAGACGGTGGATGTGCTTCGGGCAACTGCGGTGTCCCGCAGCAGCCTGCAGACCTGAACAATCTGCAGCCCATTCCCGCTCCGCAGCCTCAATCAACCTCCAACAGCCCAGTTCCGATGGCGCCAGCCTCACGGAATCGTTTGAGCACCTGA
- the mog gene encoding molybdopterin adenylyltransferase has protein sequence MATRIGIVTVSDRASRGEYEDRGGPAIQDYLGEVLTCPFESICRVISDDQSLIEQTLRDLSGPEGCCLVVTTGGTGPAPRDVTPEATEAVCQKLLPGFGELMRKVSLEKVPTAILSRQTAGICGRSLIINLPGQPRAIRECLDAVFAAVPYCIDLIEGPYLTTDESKVKAFRPKK, from the coding sequence ATGGCTACGCGAATTGGAATCGTCACCGTCTCGGATCGCGCCAGTCGCGGAGAGTATGAGGATCGAGGTGGTCCGGCCATTCAGGACTATCTTGGCGAGGTTTTGACCTGCCCCTTTGAATCGATTTGTCGTGTGATTTCAGACGACCAGTCACTGATCGAACAGACATTGCGCGATCTATCCGGCCCCGAGGGGTGCTGTCTGGTGGTCACGACGGGAGGGACCGGCCCTGCACCGCGTGATGTGACACCGGAGGCCACAGAGGCGGTGTGTCAGAAACTGCTGCCCGGATTTGGGGAATTGATGCGAAAGGTGTCGCTTGAGAAAGTTCCCACGGCAATCCTATCTCGGCAGACGGCAGGTATCTGCGGTCGATCGCTCATCATCAATCTGCCGGGACAGCCGCGTGCGATTCGAGAATGTTTGGACGCGGTGTTCGCCGCTGTTCCCTACTGCATTGATCTAATCGAGGGGCCGTACCTGACGACGGACGAATCAAAAGTGAAGGCCTTTCGTCCCAAGAAATGA
- a CDS encoding DUF3386 family protein has product MQKPVLFRQSLVMLVSLTCFLQQSELMAHFLFIRVGEHAEAGRAAEVFFSERAAAGDPRFVEKVAGTKLLMQQKPGEFVSLSTQRGADRLRAVLPSTGAVSITGLCEYGVLKREVPFLIRYYPKAISGSISELNEFKPNPDSDLEIMATAGPQSITLVLLDRGKPVPDAVFTTVDDDLVNEELKADGDGKVTWAPSKPGSYCVYTKVVRKEAGERNGQTFSEIREFPTLYFAWPLERPTGDREAGELFSQAIAKRARWRDFPGFTATIAGHYDDRPFSGTVEIEKSGAVKLKIDQEVAATWVEEQLHSIVIHRMDSPSSAAPILRFADQDTENPLGRLLTFVGGQSASSYRVKDGQLKVVNRRQGTENMTITVLENAETPEGKFLPRLYNVQYWDASSGALLRTESFENRWKRIGAFDLPVLNSVLISSAAGLAVRRFELTNLSHSEAK; this is encoded by the coding sequence ATGCAGAAACCAGTTCTCTTCCGACAATCGCTTGTCATGCTCGTCAGCCTGACCTGTTTCCTGCAGCAGTCGGAACTGATGGCGCACTTTCTGTTTATTCGCGTTGGTGAGCACGCCGAAGCGGGACGGGCTGCGGAGGTGTTCTTCAGTGAGCGGGCTGCGGCAGGGGATCCCCGCTTCGTTGAAAAGGTGGCCGGAACAAAACTTCTGATGCAACAGAAGCCGGGTGAGTTTGTGTCGCTTAGTACGCAACGTGGGGCTGATCGCCTTCGGGCCGTGTTGCCTTCGACGGGGGCCGTTTCGATCACCGGCCTTTGTGAGTACGGCGTGCTCAAGCGAGAAGTGCCTTTTCTGATTCGGTACTATCCCAAGGCGATCTCCGGCTCCATTTCGGAACTGAATGAATTCAAGCCGAATCCTGATTCGGACTTAGAAATCATGGCGACAGCGGGACCACAATCAATCACGCTGGTATTGCTCGATCGCGGCAAGCCTGTTCCTGACGCCGTGTTTACCACCGTTGATGACGATCTCGTCAATGAGGAATTGAAAGCGGATGGCGATGGAAAGGTCACTTGGGCGCCATCCAAGCCAGGAAGCTACTGCGTCTATACGAAAGTCGTCAGGAAAGAGGCGGGTGAGCGAAACGGACAGACGTTTTCCGAGATTCGCGAATTCCCGACACTGTACTTTGCGTGGCCGTTGGAGCGGCCGACGGGGGACCGTGAGGCTGGCGAGCTATTTTCTCAGGCGATCGCGAAACGTGCACGCTGGCGTGATTTCCCCGGATTCACCGCGACAATAGCAGGTCACTACGATGATCGCCCCTTCTCTGGGACAGTCGAAATTGAGAAATCAGGTGCCGTCAAATTGAAGATCGATCAGGAAGTTGCCGCAACTTGGGTCGAAGAGCAACTTCATTCGATCGTCATCCATCGAATGGACTCCCCCAGCAGCGCAGCACCGATTCTGCGTTTTGCGGATCAGGATACCGAAAATCCTCTCGGAAGACTGCTTACATTCGTTGGTGGTCAGTCTGCGTCGAGCTATCGCGTCAAGGACGGTCAATTGAAAGTCGTCAATCGACGCCAAGGCACAGAGAACATGACGATCACCGTTCTGGAGAATGCCGAAACACCCGAGGGCAAATTTTTGCCGCGGCTTTACAACGTCCAGTATTGGGATGCGTCGTCTGGAGCCCTGCTCCGTACCGAGTCCTTTGAGAACCGCTGGAAACGCATTGGGGCGTTTGATCTGCCGGTTCTCAACAGTGTCCTCATTTCGTCCGCTGCGGGACTGGCTGTTCGCCGTTTTGAGCTCACGAACTTGTCGCATTCCGAAGCCAAATGA
- a CDS encoding biotin/lipoyl-containing protein codes for MRIALVVPDLGTGQEPIRLSGWLVDEGDLVLAGERVVELLLPGITFEVAAEGSGTLVELTKAIDSELVTGDLLGWLDDGVEGASCEPESDLES; via the coding sequence ATGCGAATCGCGCTAGTGGTTCCCGATCTGGGAACAGGTCAAGAGCCGATCCGACTCAGTGGGTGGTTGGTCGATGAGGGTGATCTCGTCCTGGCAGGCGAACGTGTCGTCGAACTGTTGCTGCCGGGAATCACATTCGAAGTCGCCGCAGAAGGCTCAGGCACGCTTGTCGAACTCACGAAAGCGATCGATTCTGAACTGGTCACCGGCGATCTGCTGGGATGGCTCGACGACGGAGTTGAAGGGGCGTCCTGCGAACCAGAATCTGATTTGGAATCCTAA
- a CDS encoding GNAT family N-acetyltransferase, with protein MAKGDPHLLVAEEAGQIVGFCSFGDCRDADRRSGDFEVWSIYLASSHWSKGVGRAMWLAARDELIGLGAKVIRVWVLSENHRAIRFYLSAGFHPDQDCTNVLKFDGIDVVETRYSLTLGG; from the coding sequence ATCGCTAAAGGCGATCCGCATTTGCTGGTCGCCGAAGAGGCTGGCCAGATCGTTGGTTTCTGCTCATTTGGTGACTGCAGGGACGCGGATCGCCGTTCTGGTGATTTTGAAGTCTGGTCAATTTACCTGGCCTCGTCACATTGGTCGAAGGGCGTCGGTCGGGCGATGTGGCTCGCTGCACGCGACGAATTGATCGGTCTTGGAGCCAAGGTCATTCGCGTCTGGGTATTGTCCGAGAATCATCGGGCCATTCGCTTCTATCTGTCCGCAGGATTTCATCCAGACCAAGATTGCACAAACGTCCTGAAGTTCGACGGAATCGACGTCGTCGAAACTCGCTATTCCCTGACGCTGGGGGGCTGA